In the Leptospira sp. WS4.C2 genome, one interval contains:
- a CDS encoding SDR family NAD(P)-dependent oxidoreductase, protein MGKKIIIVGASSGIGKAIAEAELNAGNSVVLLARREKSLESIAKKANLGKEKRAFPLVFDVTKFSTAEKTFQKAVSLLGKVDEVYFASGVMPEISPNEYNTTKDLEMLNVNLLGAVAFLNPVATYFTKQKSGKIVGISSIAGERGRKGNPVYNTSKAGLNTYLEALRNRLSESNVQVTTIKPGFVITEMTKGLELPEKGLLKAITAEDAAEKIRNIVASGKDEAFVPGIWALVGLIIRNIPNFIFKKLSI, encoded by the coding sequence ATGGGGAAAAAAATAATCATCGTCGGTGCCTCGAGTGGGATCGGAAAAGCCATAGCAGAAGCTGAATTGAACGCGGGGAATTCCGTGGTTCTTTTGGCAAGAAGGGAAAAGTCCCTAGAGTCCATAGCCAAAAAAGCCAATTTAGGAAAAGAGAAAAGAGCCTTTCCTTTGGTCTTTGATGTGACTAAATTTTCCACAGCTGAAAAAACATTTCAAAAAGCCGTCTCGTTACTTGGCAAAGTGGACGAAGTGTATTTTGCCTCTGGTGTAATGCCTGAAATCTCTCCTAACGAATACAATACGACAAAAGATTTGGAAATGTTAAATGTAAATCTTTTAGGTGCCGTTGCTTTCCTAAATCCCGTAGCTACTTATTTTACAAAACAAAAGTCTGGTAAAATTGTGGGAATCTCGTCCATTGCTGGGGAAAGGGGTCGTAAAGGAAATCCAGTTTACAATACTTCCAAAGCGGGACTCAACACATACCTAGAGGCACTTCGCAACCGATTGTCAGAATCCAATGTCCAAGTAACAACCATTAAACCAGGATTTGTCATTACAGAAATGACTAAGGGTCTCGAACTCCCTGAAAAAGGATTATTAAAAGCAATCACGGCTGAAGATGCTGCAGAAAAAATTCGCAACATTGTGGCGAGCGGAAAAGACGAAGCATTTGTTCCCGGGATCTGGGCACTCGTTGGTCTTATCATTCGTAACATTCCCAATTTCATTTTTAAAAAACTGAGTATATAA
- a CDS encoding FAD-dependent oxidoreductase, whose amino-acid sequence MVAKKTKSIPDVKVPKKEKVEAWGMSSFSLSPVFRPETEEEIKELFVWANQTGTKVALRGGGCSYGDASTNTDGIVLDLTHFNKVLDFNLKTGVMTVQSGARIKDLWETGIENGYWPPVVSGTMMPTLGGALSMNIHGKNNFKVGTIGEHIKEFTFLTAKGDILVCSPKKNTDLFYSAISGFGMLGCFLTVQIKMKPIYAGKMKIDPVYVRNFDELFTYFEEQYKSSDYLVGWIDAFASGNSMGRGQIHKATNLKEGEDPDFPGNCLLERQHLPSRLFYLIPKKWMWILMRPFSFNLGMRLINLAKCIASILVNHKAYYQGHAEYAFLLDYVPNWKFVYKPGAMIQYQVFIPKENAKQAFREIFTICQERGIVNYLSVFKKHKPDPFLLTHAVDGYSMAMDFPVTKGNREKLWALCHEMDEIVLKHKGRFYFAKDSTLRKRVMESYFPKDNLKRFYSLKKKYDPKGILQTDLYKRVFLT is encoded by the coding sequence ATGGTCGCAAAAAAAACAAAATCCATTCCTGATGTGAAGGTTCCCAAAAAGGAAAAGGTGGAAGCATGGGGGATGAGTTCTTTTTCTCTTTCTCCTGTATTTCGTCCAGAGACAGAAGAAGAAATCAAAGAACTCTTTGTATGGGCAAACCAAACAGGCACCAAAGTTGCGTTACGTGGTGGTGGCTGTAGTTACGGAGATGCATCCACAAATACTGATGGAATTGTTTTAGATTTAACTCATTTCAATAAGGTTTTAGATTTTAACTTAAAAACCGGTGTGATGACAGTTCAATCTGGCGCGCGAATCAAAGACCTCTGGGAAACAGGAATTGAAAACGGATATTGGCCTCCCGTAGTTTCAGGAACCATGATGCCAACCCTTGGTGGTGCACTTTCTATGAACATTCATGGAAAAAACAACTTCAAAGTGGGAACTATCGGCGAACATATCAAAGAATTTACATTTCTTACTGCCAAAGGAGATATCCTGGTTTGTTCTCCTAAAAAAAATACAGATCTATTTTATTCTGCTATTTCCGGCTTTGGAATGTTAGGTTGTTTTTTAACAGTACAAATCAAAATGAAACCAATTTACGCAGGTAAGATGAAAATTGATCCGGTGTATGTTAGAAACTTTGATGAACTATTCACCTACTTCGAAGAACAATATAAATCATCCGATTATTTAGTTGGTTGGATCGATGCGTTTGCTTCTGGAAATTCAATGGGAAGAGGCCAGATCCACAAAGCCACCAACTTAAAAGAAGGAGAAGATCCTGATTTTCCTGGAAACTGTTTACTAGAAAGACAACACCTCCCTTCTCGTTTGTTTTATCTGATTCCTAAAAAATGGATGTGGATCCTCATGCGTCCCTTTAGTTTTAATTTGGGAATGCGCCTTATCAATTTAGCGAAATGTATTGCGAGTATTCTCGTAAATCATAAAGCATATTACCAAGGTCATGCGGAATACGCTTTTCTTTTGGACTATGTTCCCAATTGGAAGTTCGTTTATAAACCAGGGGCAATGATTCAATACCAAGTTTTTATCCCCAAAGAGAACGCCAAACAAGCATTCCGCGAAATCTTTACCATTTGCCAAGAACGAGGGATTGTAAATTATCTATCCGTTTTCAAAAAACACAAACCAGATCCATTTCTATTAACGCATGCGGTTGATGGATATTCTATGGCTATGGACTTTCCGGTTACGAAAGGAAACAGAGAAAAACTTTGGGCACTTTGTCATGAAATGGATGAAATTGTTTTAAAACACAAAGGTAGATTTTACTTTGCTAAGGACTCAACACTACGCAAACGTGTGATGGAATCCTACTTTCCCAAAGACAATCTCAAAAGATTTTATTCTTTAAAGAAAAAATACGATCCTAAAGGAATTTTACAAAC